From the Brachyspira intermedia PWS/A genome, the window CCAAAAGAAGAAAGTTCATATTTTGGGAAAATAGTTGTAGTATTTATAATAGTGTTTGTTACGTTATTTATATGCGATATAATTACTAACTTTACTAATAATTATTTATCAAAGAAAAAAGATGTTGTTATATCTGATGGTATTATTACAATATTAAAAGCTTTAGTATGGATAATAGGATTTTTAACTATACTTTCAAATTTAGGTGTTAATGTAAATACTTTTATAACAGGACTTGGAGTAGGCGGTGTAGCTGTAGCTTTTGCGGCACAGAGTATAATAGCAGATTTATTCAATTATTTTGTTATAGTTTTTGATAAGCCTTTTTTGAAAGGTGATTTAATACAAGTGGATATGGATAAAGGAGTAGTTGAATATATTGGGATAAAATCTACACGTATTAGAAGAAATACAGGTGAACAGCTTTTAATATCTAATACTAATTTATTGGCATCTAGAATACAAAACTATAGAATATTAGAAAAGAGAAGACAATATATGTTATTAGGAGTTGAGTATTCTACACCATTAGAAAAGTTAAAAGTTATACCAAATATCATACAGACAATTATAGAAAGTACTAGTAATACAGAATTTTATAGTGCTAGATTTATAGAATTTGCTGATTCTTCTCTTAATTTTGAAGTTATATATCATATAACTATACCTGATTATGCAGAATTTGTTAAAATAGTTGAAGATATTAACTATAAAATAATAGATGAATTTAATAAATTGGGTGTAGGCTTTGCATTCCCTTCAAGAACTTTATATATAAGTAAAGATAGTTAAGGATTATTTATGGATTATACATTATTAAAATCAGATAATAGAATCCCCAATTTTGGAATAGGAACTTGGGGATTAGGTGAAAATGAAGATAAAAAAGAAAAAGAAATAAGATCTATAGTATTTGCTTTGAATAATGGTGTAAGATTAATAGATACTGCTGAAATGTATGGAAATGGTATGGCTGAAATATTGATATATGAGGCATTAAAGCATACAGATATTAAAAGGGAGGAGCTTTTTATAATCTCCAAGGTATATCCTCATAATGCTGGAAGAGGTAAAATATTTGATAGTTTAAAAGCATCATTAAAACGTTTAGGGTTAGATTATTTAGATATGTATTTGCTTCATTGGAGGGGCAGGGTACCTTTAAAAGAAACTGTTGAATGTATGGAAGAAGCCAAAAAAGAAGGACTTATAAGAGATTGGGGTGTTTCCAATTTTGATATTGATGATATGAAAGAACTTGAATCATTAAAATACGGTGATAAATGCGTACTTAATCAGGTATTATATCACTTAGATTCAAGAGGTGTTGAATTTGATTTAGATCCATATATGAAAGATAGAAATATAGCTTTGATGGCATATTCGCCTTTAGGAAGGGCAGGGGAACTCGGTAGAAATATTTTTAAAAATAGCACTATTCTTCAAATAGCTGAAAAATATAATGCATCTGCTGCTCAAATAGTATTGGCATTTATTAGTAAGGTTTCCGGATATATTCCTATTCCTAAAAGTGCAAGCAGAAAACATCTTTCTGAAAATATTGAAAGCTGTAATATCATACTTACTGATGAAGATGTATATATGATAAACAAGGAATTTCCAAAGCCTTATAAAAAGATGCCTTTGGATATCGTATAATTGATTTTAATAAATTAAATATAAAAACTGCTTAGTATTTAAAATATTTAGCAGTTTTATATTAATATAAATGCCATCTGAAACCATATTTTGAAGCTTGTCTTACTCTGTAAATATCTCTTAATTTCTTATTAGGTATCCACCAAGCTATTTTATTAATTTCTTTCATTTTCTTTTCTACATATTTAGGATCGTAAGCAATACCTCCAAATTCTATCCATTTTTTATTATTTTCATTCCATTCATTATTATTGATTCCATTCCAAAATTTTTTTCCCAGGCAGTATGTAATATATAAGCATCTTCATTATCAGCATTATTTGATAAGTAGTATCTATTATATTTATCAGAAAAATCATTAACTTCTAAATTAAATTCTTGTACCATTAAATTGAATATTGGTTGATCTGCCATTAACCATTTTTCTGTCATTTTATAACACCATTCTTTTATTTCTTTTCTTTTTTTTATAGAATCATTTATTAAAAGTACTCCAGAATTAAATACTTTTGCATCTAAATTATATTTGTCAGAATTGAATTTTTCTGATAAAATCTTATTTTCTACATTTTCTCTTAAATTTATGCTTTCATAAGATACGGATATATCTTTATTTATATTTAAAAGTTCTATTATATCTTTTTGTATTAATATATCAGTATATAAATATAAAACTTTATTATAATTATCTAATAATTCAAAAGCTTCGTATCTTGCAAAAGCCATTAGACTCCACAT encodes:
- a CDS encoding mechanosensitive ion channel family protein, with protein sequence MQYLKETIFWNNSLLQYLIAVGVLIISIISMRLALLFLLKILLKLNTRFQSPFVIDLTKSIKKRTKPIIFIASLAIARIGLTLPKEESSYFGKIVVVFIIVFVTLFICDIITNFTNNYLSKKKDVVISDGIITILKALVWIIGFLTILSNLGVNVNTFITGLGVGGVAVAFAAQSIIADLFNYFVIVFDKPFLKGDLIQVDMDKGVVEYIGIKSTRIRRNTGEQLLISNTNLLASRIQNYRILEKRRQYMLLGVEYSTPLEKLKVIPNIIQTIIESTSNTEFYSARFIEFADSSLNFEVIYHITIPDYAEFVKIVEDINYKIIDEFNKLGVGFAFPSRTLYISKDS
- a CDS encoding aldo/keto reductase gives rise to the protein MDYTLLKSDNRIPNFGIGTWGLGENEDKKEKEIRSIVFALNNGVRLIDTAEMYGNGMAEILIYEALKHTDIKREELFIISKVYPHNAGRGKIFDSLKASLKRLGLDYLDMYLLHWRGRVPLKETVECMEEAKKEGLIRDWGVSNFDIDDMKELESLKYGDKCVLNQVLYHLDSRGVEFDLDPYMKDRNIALMAYSPLGRAGELGRNIFKNSTILQIAEKYNASAAQIVLAFISKVSGYIPIPKSASRKHLSENIESCNIILTDEDVYMINKEFPKPYKKMPLDIV
- a CDS encoding glycosyltransferase, which produces MKNANCTLMWSLMAFARYEAFELLDNYNKVLYLYTDILIQKDIIELLNINKDISVSYESINLRENVENKILSEKFNSDKYNLDAKVFNSGVLLINDSIKKRKEIKEWCYKMTEKWLMADQPIFNLMVQEFNLEVNDFSDKYNRYYLSNNADNEDAYILHTAWEKNFGMESIIMNGMKIIKNG